The following proteins are co-located in the Silene latifolia isolate original U9 population chromosome 1, ASM4854445v1, whole genome shotgun sequence genome:
- the LOC141599645 gene encoding monooxygenase 2-like isoform X1 — protein MEEIVIVGGGIGGLATALALHRMGLKSLVLETSDSLRCSGFALAMWNNAWIALDALGVADSLRQQHTQILEMVWLSTNSGRQISRTALNSKRRNSGTNEARFVERKAIVEAIAKELPKDYIMFSTKVDYIENMGYFKILHLTNGSILTTKVLIGADGVNSVVARSLRLKKPHFDGRWSIRGFVHFTGIHKLEPVFLQCIGNGVRFGIVPCGDTSVYWFYIWPSSDQEKGLKGNQAMMKQFVLSNLKRIPPKILEIIDKTKDEDVLFAPLSLRPPWELFRGNISKDNVCVVGDAFHPMTPDLGQGGCSTLEDAIILAKHIGRAMLQGRIQTNKSQLLQDEYVHVLIKDALTKYSQERKWRVIGLTSTAFIVGNIQQSCGKLMSLLREQHVLSSFLAKVMVNKGDYDCGKLMLGNKDENFNIDDHSH, from the exons atggaagaaaTAGTGATAGTAGGAGGAGGAATAGGGGGACTAGCAACGGCACTCGCCCTACATAGAATGGGATTGAAGAGTTTGGTGTTGGAAACCTCGGATAGTCTGAGATGCTCTGGCTTTGCTCTGGCCATGTGGAACAATGCTTGGATTGCTTTGGATGCTCTTGGTGTTGCTGATTCTCTCCGTCAACAACATACCCAAATTCTCGA GATGGTTTGGCTCTCTACAAACTCGGGGCGCCAAATTTCGAGGACTGCACTTAACAGTAAAAGAAGAAA TAGTGGTACCAATGAAGCGCGCTTTGTGGAGAGGAAAGCCATTGTAGAAGCCATTGCAAAAGAGCTTCCCAAAGATTATATAATGTTTTCGACAAAGGTCGATTATATTGAAAATATGGGCTATTTTAAAATCTTGCATCTTACCAATGGCTCTATCCTTACAACCAAG GTGTTAATTGGTGCAGATGGAGTAAATTCAGTGGTAGCGAGATCATTAAGACTTAAAAAGCCTCATTTTGATGGAAGGTGGTCTATAAGGGGATTTGTACATTTTACCGGAATTCATAAGCTTGAGCCTGTATTTCTCCAATGCATAGGCAATGGTGTTCGATTCGGAATTGTTCCTTGTGGTGACACAAGTGTATACTGGTTTTATATATGGCCATCATCTGATCaag AGAAAGGACTGAAAGGCAATCAAGCGATGATGAAGCAGTTCGTGCTAAGTAATCTCAAACGCATTCCTCCAAAGATACTCGAAATCATAGACAAAACTAAAGATGAGGATGTCTTGTTTGCGCCATTAAGCTTAAGACCGCCATGGGAACTCTTTCGGGGAAATATAAGCAAAGACAATGTTTGTGTTGTTGGTGATGCTTTTCATCCAATGACACCCGACCTTGGTCAAGGAGGGTGCTCCACCTTGGAAGATGCGATCATCCTCGCTAAACACATCGGTCGAGCAATGTTACAAGGTCGTATCCAAACAAATAAGTCGCAATTATTACAAGACGAGTATGTACATGTACTAATCAAGGATGCATTAACCAAATATTCACAAGAGAGAAAATGGAGAGTTATCGGATTAACATCTACCGCTTTTATTGTTGGAAATATACAACAAAGTTGCGGAAAATTGATGAGCTTATTAAGAGAACAGCATGTTTTGTCATCCTTTTTAGCCAAGGTTATGGTTAACAAAGGTGATTACGATTGTGGGAAGCTTATGTTAGGGAATAAGGACGAGAACTTCAATATTGACGATCACAGTCACTAA
- the LOC141599635 gene encoding lipid phosphate phosphatase gamma — MTTIPLKAVTLTHVRYTKGDQIGHFLAWISLIPVFITFGGFFAHFFFRRELQGICFALGLAVSQLINEFIKTTVSQSRPATCAALEACDSHGWPSSHSQYMFFFATYFTLLSYRKAGFFGGRENSWLVEALTWALAFLTMYSRVYLGYHSVVQVFAGAILGTVLGGAWYWFGNRVLVRFFPMIEDSYIGRKYYIKDTSHIPNVLKFEYDNARAARKNAVDKSS; from the exons ATGACAACAATACCCCTAAAAGCCGTAACCCTAACCCACGTCCGCTACACAAAAGGTGATCAAATCGGTCATTTCCTAGCTTGGATCTCCTTAATCCCAGTCTTCATCACCTTCGGCGGTTTCTTCGCACATTTCTTCTTCCGTCGTGAATTACAAGGCATCTGCTTCGCTCTCGGTCTCGCCGTCTCTCAACTCATCAACGAATTCATTAAAACCACCGTCTCGCAATCTCGTCCCGCTACCTGCGCCGCTCTCGAAGCCTGCGACTCTCATGGCTGGCCTTCGTCTCATTCCCAATACATGTTCTTCTTCGCCACCTATTTTACTCTCCTTAGTTATcgcaaagccggcttttttggtGGCCGCGAGAATAGCTGGCTCGTTGAGGCCCTTACCTGGGCCCTCGCCTTTCTTACCATGTATTCTCGGGTTTATCTCGGATATCACTCCGTTGTTCAG GTGTTTGCTGGGGCTATATTGGGGACAGTGCTAGGTGGCGCGTGGTATTGGTTTGGTAATCGCGTGTTGGTTAGGTTTTTCCCGATGATTGAGGATAGTTATATAGGGAGGAAGTATTATATTAAGGATACGTCTCATATTCCGAATGTGTTGAAGTTTGAGTATGATAATGCAAGAGCTGCTCGCAAAAATGCTGTTGATAAGAGTAGCTGA
- the LOC141599645 gene encoding monooxygenase 2-like isoform X2, with translation MEEIVIVGGGIGGLATALALHRMGLKSLVLETSDSLRCSGFALAMWNNAWIALDALGVADSLRQQHTQILEMVWLSTNSGRQISRTALNSKRRNGTNEARFVERKAIVEAIAKELPKDYIMFSTKVDYIENMGYFKILHLTNGSILTTKVLIGADGVNSVVARSLRLKKPHFDGRWSIRGFVHFTGIHKLEPVFLQCIGNGVRFGIVPCGDTSVYWFYIWPSSDQEKGLKGNQAMMKQFVLSNLKRIPPKILEIIDKTKDEDVLFAPLSLRPPWELFRGNISKDNVCVVGDAFHPMTPDLGQGGCSTLEDAIILAKHIGRAMLQGRIQTNKSQLLQDEYVHVLIKDALTKYSQERKWRVIGLTSTAFIVGNIQQSCGKLMSLLREQHVLSSFLAKVMVNKGDYDCGKLMLGNKDENFNIDDHSH, from the exons atggaagaaaTAGTGATAGTAGGAGGAGGAATAGGGGGACTAGCAACGGCACTCGCCCTACATAGAATGGGATTGAAGAGTTTGGTGTTGGAAACCTCGGATAGTCTGAGATGCTCTGGCTTTGCTCTGGCCATGTGGAACAATGCTTGGATTGCTTTGGATGCTCTTGGTGTTGCTGATTCTCTCCGTCAACAACATACCCAAATTCTCGA GATGGTTTGGCTCTCTACAAACTCGGGGCGCCAAATTTCGAGGACTGCACTTAACAGTAAAAGAAGAAA TGGTACCAATGAAGCGCGCTTTGTGGAGAGGAAAGCCATTGTAGAAGCCATTGCAAAAGAGCTTCCCAAAGATTATATAATGTTTTCGACAAAGGTCGATTATATTGAAAATATGGGCTATTTTAAAATCTTGCATCTTACCAATGGCTCTATCCTTACAACCAAG GTGTTAATTGGTGCAGATGGAGTAAATTCAGTGGTAGCGAGATCATTAAGACTTAAAAAGCCTCATTTTGATGGAAGGTGGTCTATAAGGGGATTTGTACATTTTACCGGAATTCATAAGCTTGAGCCTGTATTTCTCCAATGCATAGGCAATGGTGTTCGATTCGGAATTGTTCCTTGTGGTGACACAAGTGTATACTGGTTTTATATATGGCCATCATCTGATCaag AGAAAGGACTGAAAGGCAATCAAGCGATGATGAAGCAGTTCGTGCTAAGTAATCTCAAACGCATTCCTCCAAAGATACTCGAAATCATAGACAAAACTAAAGATGAGGATGTCTTGTTTGCGCCATTAAGCTTAAGACCGCCATGGGAACTCTTTCGGGGAAATATAAGCAAAGACAATGTTTGTGTTGTTGGTGATGCTTTTCATCCAATGACACCCGACCTTGGTCAAGGAGGGTGCTCCACCTTGGAAGATGCGATCATCCTCGCTAAACACATCGGTCGAGCAATGTTACAAGGTCGTATCCAAACAAATAAGTCGCAATTATTACAAGACGAGTATGTACATGTACTAATCAAGGATGCATTAACCAAATATTCACAAGAGAGAAAATGGAGAGTTATCGGATTAACATCTACCGCTTTTATTGTTGGAAATATACAACAAAGTTGCGGAAAATTGATGAGCTTATTAAGAGAACAGCATGTTTTGTCATCCTTTTTAGCCAAGGTTATGGTTAACAAAGGTGATTACGATTGTGGGAAGCTTATGTTAGGGAATAAGGACGAGAACTTCAATATTGACGATCACAGTCACTAA